In Geotalea uraniireducens, the genomic window CGCGCCCTGCATGGACCGCTGTCCTGCCCACATCGATATTCCGGCTTACATCGAGGCGATCAAGGATTATCGTTACGGTGAATCGTTGGCCGTAATCCGCGATAATATGCCCCTGCCGTCGGTCTGCGGTCGGGTGTGTCCCCATCCGTGCGAGACACACTGCCGGCGCAAGAATGTCGACGACTCGGTCAATATCATGGTGCTGAAGCGGACCGCTTCGGACTACGAATGGAAGCACAGTATCGACCCGCCCATGAAGCCAAAATCCCGCAAAAACAAGACGATTGCGGTGGTCGGGGCAGGGCCTGCCGGCCTTGCCTGTGCCTACTATCTGGCTTTGGAAGGTTATCCGGTGACCATTTACGAAGCGCTTCCGGAAGGCTTCGGCGGCGGGATGATCGCCGTTGGTATCCCCCCCTACCGTCAGCCCCGCACGCTTCTGCAACGGGACATCGATATTATTGCCAGCCTTGGCGTGACAATCATTTACAATACCCGGATCGGGACCGATATCTCGCTTGAAGAGCTCAAGACGAAATTCGATGCGGTGTTCCTTGCGCCGGGCGCCCATCGCTCCAAGCCGATGGGCGTGGAAGGGGAAGATAAAGGATATAAGGGGTTCCTGCGGGGCGGGATCGACTTCCTTCGCGAAGCTTACATGGGCAAGCCGACCGGCATGGGGAAAAAAGTCGTCGTCGTCGGCGGCGGGAATACGGCCATCGACTGCGTCCGGGTGGCGTTGCGCGAAGGGGCGGAAGTATCGACGCTCCTCTATCGCCGTTCTCGGAAGGAGATGCCCGCCGATGTCTGGGAAGTAGATGGTGCCGATGAGGAAGGGGTCAAGTTCGAGTTTCAGGTGTTGCCGACGAAAATCCTCGTCGATGCGAACGAACAGGTGACGGGCGTCGAGTGTGTCAGAATGGCGCTCGGTGAGCCCGATGCTTCCGGGCGTCGCCGGCCGGAGCCGGTCCCCGGCAGTGAGTTTGTCGTCGAGTGCGATACGGTCATTCCGGCTATCGGTCAGGATCCGGACCTGGGATTCATCCCGGAAGGGATGGGCATCGACATCACCAAGTGGAATACGGTGGTCACCCAATACCTCCCCCTGAAAGATGCCGCCGGGAAAGATCTCAAGGATGGGATGGGTAATCCGCTTTCCCGGACGCTGATCACCGATTGCGCCGGGGTGTTTGCCGGTGGCGATGCCGAAATCGGCCCGCTTACCGTCGTTGCCTGTATCGGCAGTGGCCACCGGGCTGCGAAAGTTATCCAGCGTTGGCTCGAAGAAGGGAAAGCGTACCTCAACGACGACGAGATCATGGAGGATATCCTCACTAATCTCCCGGTTTACGACAAAAACGAGGCGGTTCCCTGGCTCGATGCGGTGTCGCGGGCTCACCAGGCTGAAGTTCATGGCAAGGAGCGCGCCAGTTACAAGAATTACTGCGAAGTGGAGCTCGGGTTAACCGACAGCCAGGCGGTGCGTGAGGCGGAGCGCTGCCTCCGTTGCTACCGGGTGGCAATGGTTGCTCTATAAATTTACCGGTTTTACGGAACGTCACATTGGCGTAAGGGATGACGGCCGACGGCGAGGATGCGCAGTCAGCGAAACGCCGCCGCCGTATCCCGTGCCAGTTTTCCAGGGGTGAAACAGATATGGTCAGTCTCACAATCGATGGGAAGGATATTACGGTAGCAAAAGAGACCACGATCCTCGATGCGGCGGCACAGCTCGGTATCAAGATACCGACCCTCTGCTGGCTCAAGAAAGTCTCTCCAACCGGCGCTTGCCGGGTGTGCGCGGTCGAGATCGAAGGTGTCGACCGACCCATGACCGCCTGCAATACGCCGGTCAAAGAGGGGATCAAGGTTACGACCCAGTCGGAAAAACTGGTGAAGATTAGACAGAAAATCGTCGAGCTCCTTCTTGTCAACCATCCCCTCGATTGCCCGGTTTGCGATGCCGGCGGAGAGTGTGACCTGCAGAACTCGTGTTACGAAAACGGCGCGGTCCGGCAGGAATATTCGGCCGTCCTGGAGCGGCGGCAGATTCGCTACGATTGGCCCTTGATTGAAAGCGATCCCAATCGCTGCATTCTGTGCGAGAAATGCGTGAAGGTCGACCATGAAGTAGTCGGTTGCGATGCCATTGCCGTTGTGAATCGTGGTGAGGCAACGGTGATTGATACCATTGATGGCAAGCCGCTCAATTGCGAGTTCTGCGGTAACTGCGTCGGGGTCTGCCCGACCGGGACACTGATCAGCAAGCCGTTCAAGTTCCGGGGGCGGCCCTGGGCCTTCACCGTTACTGAGAGCGTCTGCGCGTTTTGCTCGACTGGCTGTCAGATCGAGTATCATTCGCGCAACGGCCGGGTCGAACGGGTTACCAGCGAAGACGAAACCTTCAATAGCGGCAACCTTTGCATCAATGGGCGCTTTGGTTATAGCTATGCCAATGCTCCCGAACGCCTGATGGCTCCGGCGGTCGGCGGCAGTGCCTGCGATTGGAACGCCGCCATGGGCGCAGCCGCGACCGGCTTGAAAGAGGTCATCGCCAAGTACGGACCGGCAGCTGTTGCCGGCATGGGGTCGCCCCGGCTGACCAACGAGGAGAATTACCTTTTCCAAAAGTTGTTCCGGGGGGCCATTGGCAGCAATAACATTGATTCCGAGGCCCGGCTGGGATACGCGACCGCCCGGAAGGCTCTCCAGGAGATGCTCGGTCTTGTCGGTGCCAGTGCTTCAATCAGTGCAATCGACAAAGCGGCGGCGGTCCTGGTGTTCGGCTGTGATCTCAACGCTGAGGCAACCGGGATG contains:
- a CDS encoding FAD-dependent oxidoreductase, producing MAQVVFSSWGRTIVDNRKGGQAEEASFRLSTTVGGERPMAAFMGWDGIILFDKGVDVPAMAAEYMRRVQTQYCCGKCTPGKKGTKVLADVLAAIVEGKASEGDLDTIEDLTDLLTNCKCTLCQSSTIPVLDAVKHFRDDFLAYIKGAGRKNDSYRYVDKYTAPCMDRCPAHIDIPAYIEAIKDYRYGESLAVIRDNMPLPSVCGRVCPHPCETHCRRKNVDDSVNIMVLKRTASDYEWKHSIDPPMKPKSRKNKTIAVVGAGPAGLACAYYLALEGYPVTIYEALPEGFGGGMIAVGIPPYRQPRTLLQRDIDIIASLGVTIIYNTRIGTDISLEELKTKFDAVFLAPGAHRSKPMGVEGEDKGYKGFLRGGIDFLREAYMGKPTGMGKKVVVVGGGNTAIDCVRVALREGAEVSTLLYRRSRKEMPADVWEVDGADEEGVKFEFQVLPTKILVDANEQVTGVECVRMALGEPDASGRRRPEPVPGSEFVVECDTVIPAIGQDPDLGFIPEGMGIDITKWNTVVTQYLPLKDAAGKDLKDGMGNPLSRTLITDCAGVFAGGDAEIGPLTVVACIGSGHRAAKVIQRWLEEGKAYLNDDEIMEDILTNLPVYDKNEAVPWLDAVSRAHQAEVHGKERASYKNYCEVELGLTDSQAVREAERCLRCYRVAMVAL